The following proteins come from a genomic window of Lytechinus pictus isolate F3 Inbred chromosome 1, Lp3.0, whole genome shotgun sequence:
- the LOC129258808 gene encoding protein tyrosine phosphatase type IVA 1-like: MKNQNMSSIRSVRPAPVEIVHKHMRFLIIHNPDKNGMEHFIKELKQRQIKEVVRVCEPTYDAAVLKQEDIEVMDMAFDDGGVPSSEIIDQWLALLKMRFKETPKSCVAVHCVAGLGRAPLMVALALMEAGMSYEDAVAFVREKRRGAINAKQLHFLERYKPRLRLKAKNGSKGESCCLM; the protein is encoded by the exons ATGAAGAACCAAAACATGAGTTCTATTCGGAGCGTACGTCCTGCTCCTGTGGAGATTGTACACAAGCACATGAGATTCCTCATCATCCATAACCCAGATAAGAATGGCATGGAGCATTTCATCAAG GAGCTGAAACAGCGTCAGATCAAGGAGGTTGTGAGAGTTTGCGAGCCTACGTATGACGCAGCTGTCCTGAAGCAAGAAGACATTGAGGTCATG GATATGGCCTTTGATGACGGAGGCGTCCCATCGTCCGAGATCATTGATCAGTGGCTGGCCCTCCTGAAGATGCGCTTCAAGGAAACGCCCAAGAGCTGCGTGGCTGTGCACTGCGTGGCTGGGCTAGGCCGAGCTCCTCTCATGGTCGCCTTGGCCCTGATGGAAGCTGGCATGTCATACGAGGATGCTGTAGCGTTTGTACGAGA GAAGCGTCGTGGTGCCATCAATGCCAAACAGCTTCACTTCTTGGAGCGCTACAAGCCTCGTCTTCGCTTGAAAGCCAAGAATGGTAGCAAGGGAGAAAGCTGCTGCCTGATGTAA